acattacatcatagtacaattgtcatgtccacaatctaactattacatacacatacttcaaaactttggctaacctcctggtctaccctgtacctgcgcacctggggttaggggagaggggtgagctacaaagcctagtgagcagaataacgaaatcatacattaaaatttcatgccattatgaaatgcaacacatcacaacaaatcacatatcggatggtattgtcacctatagtcctctacatagtccaaccgtgccgggacgtagaatgggtacaaccggtctttctcttatcataacatatcataacataccaatgtgccagggacgtagaatgggtacaacctggactttctcttacatcgtgccagggacgtagaatgggtacaacctggacttccatgccatatcatgccataacatcatcatgccatatgaggactaaaggatcatccaataaccaatccacatcaacatcataaatgcaatgcaacatattcgtgaatactaatgcaaacaacctactatatttcatggcattcatgatgcatggatcatgctcaaaattcatatttcatttattttaaaacataaggtttattccactcacctctggctagctctgacaactctgtagcagctggctcactgctgaggtcctcggttccttgggtccgaacctacacaggtggactccaatgagggaccaaacatacacaaacataactctaacatactccccaaaaaccccctaaaacatcatgaaaacatcacataaaaacatgcaagaaatggctgaacagggcactttcggcggcaggttcggcggccgaaagttccagacagaggcgaaactcatgcatgttcggcggcaccttcggcggccgaaagtgccagacagagatgaaagtctcttttcgggggcaacttcggcagccgaaaggcctgcctccccagccatgttcggcggccgaaagctccttcggctgccgaacctggtttctgccaaagggcagaaacttggctcctttgtgcacatttgcctcctaactcttcccacatgcataacctcaactaaaacatgcatacaagttcctaggggtctcaaacaatcacataccccaactacaacacttcaaacacacacattgttcaaatcatcatcaaaacccataaactcaacttaaagcctaacatgcatttctacctcataaaataacttaaaacttacttaaaacatataaggagcttaagatcggctcttacctcttgaagatcgagagggagacgacctaaacttggagatccacgaaaatgagctcctgagttcccaaagctccaaaacttgtttcaaaagttcaaaaccttcaatgcaagcttaaaactcaagaaaaatggtggggatttgaaggaagaacactagatttggaagagggaggtcggaagctagctgtggccgaaaatgggagaaagctcgcccatttcggctaagtgacccttttatagtggctggccaggccacgttcgggggccgaacttgcctccgcatgcatgccatgttcggcggccgaacttgactttcggcggccgaacttgactttcggcggccgaacctgaacttccctcactcatgctttcgggggcctaacgtgcctccaaaacgcatgcatgttcggcggccgaacttgactttcggcggccgaacctgggttttcctccaaagacttttcatgcaaaaactcattaaattttcatacttaaaaccatgaaataccttaaaacattttaagaaaacatgtttctaccccactagaggcttccgacatccgagattccaccggacggtaggaatttcgataccggagtctagccgggtattacagacacCTTAACACCCGGGTCATTGCCAGAAAACTCGCTCAAGACAAGCCTCCATATGAAGTTACCATTATCAAACATAGACCGACATATCTCTATTGCACTTGAAATTGCGGGATTTCCACCTAAATAGCTAGCGATGTCCCGTATCAACCAGGCGGCCACAATACCATCGAATTATCAGAAAAATACCGTATTCGTCTCTATCTCTTATAGTATGAAGGTAGAAGAACCACATAGACCAATGTACGTTATTCTCAAACACTAAAGTTCTAAGTATTTCATTACACTTTCTCTATTTGTCTAGTTACTGACTTGAACGTCAAAATACCTGCTGTGagcacccaccaccacctcacgttATCTCCCTTGCAGGTTTAGTCCAATTGCAGCCCAGGCCTATTCCGACCACGTTATTAGTTTAATCTCAGCTACATCAAGTCCCTCTATCATTTTTGTTGTTAAAAGTgtggaaatatttttattacccTTTTTAAATGGATAAATTATACTTGAGTTCTTGAgttttagtataattattagattgatcattgtatttttaaaattgtagaCTTAAATCCCTCTATAATTAGTATGTCCTTACCTATTACAAGTTAAACATTTTGatccttcattttttatttgaaagaacacTTAAAACCCATTAACTATTTTTTAAcactttttgtttttcaatctccatttattaaaatagttcaaaaattttagaaaacactTACAATTTTAGCTATTTTTAAGTAGTACTAAATAACATTTAATTAGATTgtaaacttttataaataatattttaagaaGAAATTGtacttttaaaagaaatttgatCATCTATTGACTTTGAATTAATGTctataatagataaaaaaattataattttagacagatcaaatatagagatatttaaaaatttagttttaaaaatataaaaattgatccattaattacattaaaatttaagaatcaaaatatagtttatattataaaattttttacttatattaaaaaaaatttaagtgttaattagaatattttaaatatttaaaatatttattctttttttaactTATTGACTAATGAAATCATATATGGAAGGATTTTAATTTAGACGAATTaattatataagaatttaagtattcaatttaaaaaatataagaattaagttataattatattaaaatttagatattaaaatataatttattaaaattatatttatatttgatttatagatgaaaataaaattaaaaatgaaaaataaaaaataaccggCGGCAGGTCGCTGGTATAACATAGGCGATTTTTAGTCCAACAAAAAGCCAGAGCATGTAGAGCTGACGCGACTGTGTGTGCGAGTCTGGAAGTGATTGTCCACCTCCCACAGCCTAgggaagagagagagggagaggcaGAGAGAGgagaggattttttttttttttccgaagagagagagagatgaattGAAGTGGAAAGAGTTGAAAATTTTAGCAAAATCCAGAGGAAAGCAGCTATAACAATAGCAACGGCAACCACCACAGAATCAACTgcggttttttttttccttaaaaaagaaaattacacaGTAAcacaagaaaaaaaagaaaaaagaaagaaacagaTAATTCCAAactattttatttgtttattatttttatttaaaaaaagggTTGATAATGATTTGATATATGAACACACAGCCCAATTCACAACAGAACAGAAAACTAAACATGCTCTGATATTCTGTCTGGTATTTAGGGTCTTTTTCTCCTTTCCGAATCCCAATATCCCCCATTTGTTTCTTCCTCTTTCCTTCAATTCTCCACCTCCTTCCTCCACTGTTTTCCCTGAAAATACCCTCTTCAATTCTTTCCATAAAGCCGCCAACTTTTTTTTGTTTCTCTTCCTCTTTCGAATATCTGTATGATTTTTGGCTTCTCTCTGTGTTTGAGCTGAAGGGTTTACAGAATCTGCTTCCAAAACTTCATGTTACTGATTTGAGGCAGAAGGGGCGGCGACCTGATCTGCGCCGTTTTTTTGAAACGGTAAATTAGCTTACTTGATGCTGGAAGAGTTTGTTTGTTGATGATACTGAGTTAGGAAGTTTTCGTTTTTCACTGTAAGCTTTTCTGTGTGCTGTGGTGCTTGTGAGGAGAAGTGACGTTTGTTAGGAGAATctttttgatgatgatgatggaaaAATGTTATGATGCAGAAGTGATGATGGCGGTAACTTCGACCTGCAAGGATGGCGGAAGCAAGATTGCAATGGACAACGGCAAGTACGTCAGATACACGCCGGAGCAGGTGGAAGCGTTGGAGAGACTCTACTATGAATGTCCTAAACCAAGTTCTATGCGCCGGCAACAGTTGATTAGGGAGTGCCCTATTCTCTCTAACATAGAGCCTAAGCAGATCAAAGTTTGGTTTCAGAATCGACGGTAACTTTCTCTCCTCTGGATCCCTACATCAATGGAGGCTCTATTATTCATCATCTTTAATTCTATTTCTTTGTGGATTTGTACAGTTGTAGAGAGAAACAGAGAAAAGAGGCATCTCGGCTTCAAGCTGTGAATAGGAAGTTGACGGCGATGAATAAGTTATTGATGGAGGAGAATGATAGATTGCAAAAGCAAGTGTCTCAGCTGGTTTATGAGAATAGCTATTTCCGCCAACAGACTCAAAATGTAAACTCTTCTATTTTTTTCAATCCCTCTGGTTATATCACCAGGTCGAACTTGATCTGCTGGAAACATTTTTGCATTTGGGAATTTGTTTTTTCTCTTCTGTTCTttgtttttttcaattttaaatggtggattttgagtttatttcttgTCTTTCAGGCGACCGACCTCGCCACCACAGACACAAGTTGTGAATCGGTGGTGATCAGTGGACAGCTCCATTTGACTCCTCAGAATCAACCAAGGGATGCTAGTCCTGCAGGGTTAGTGGAATGACttgcttctttctttctttcattttacgtttctttttcttttgtgggTTCATGCTGGGTCATTTTCTGTCCTCGATTTGTACAATCTCCATGTTTTGTTAATGTGTGGCTTGCTAACTTATTAGTTGTATATTTTCCAGACTTTTGTCCATTGCAGAGGAGACTTTAGCAGAGTTTCTTTCAAAGGCCACAGGAACTGCTGTAGAGTGGGTCCAAATGCCTGGGATGAAGGTTACTGCTCACATTACCTTCATTATTATTGTATATTGTATTAAACCTTGTTTCATCATTTCTTGTCATCATTCATAACATTAAATCTTAAATAAAggtataattttaaatcttaaaaaaagatataaaaatGATGCTAAACTTCTAAGCAATGTCCAAATCACATCAGACAAACCTTTCAGATATCTGTTTGCTTTTGTTTTTACATGCTAAGATGTCTGCCTTTTCCCCATTAATTATCTTGTTTCTCTCATCTTGAAGAGGGCAGGAGGATGTTGTTTGGTTTATTTTATccttcttaatatttaattatgtcTTGGAGGGTGAAATAGGAAGCATGAGCTTTCAATGTAGCCCTGCCAAAGCAGATGCAGAGTACCTTCTGCACTATCACCTGAATCTCTATGCTGTTTCCTGTAAAACTATCACCTGAATCTCTGTAATGTTTATTTGATGAGCAAAAAGAAAGGATGCACCctatcaactttttttttttctctctctctctcaatgcATTATCTAAATTTAACAGCAAGATCCAGGGATTATGCTATCCTAATGTTCTAGGCCTATGGTTTCCTGTTGATGCAAACTTATTGCACTTTAATGATTAAAGTACTCTTATTGATGTGATTCTCTTTTGTTTACTCCCCATCTTGGGTAGCATAtccttttttttcccttctctATGTAAcctgttttcttttttatttctgcAGCCTGGTCCGGATTCCTTTGGAATCGTTGCTATTTCTCATGGTTGCCCTGGTGTGGCAGCACGTGCATGCGGCCTTGTGGGTCTAGAACCTACCAGAGTGAGTTGTACTTCTGCCTTTGCCTGGTAGAGTGGGTGCACAAAAATGCTTGGTTTAAATTGTTGAAGAAATATTTGAACTACTTTGTAGGTTGCAGAAATCCTTAAAGATCGGCCATCATGGTTTCGTGATTGCCGAGCTGTGGATGTTTTGAATGCATTGTCAACTGGAAATGGTGGAACAATTGAACTGCTTTACATGCAGGTAGGTGCTAATTTCTTTTGCAGATGTTATTTCTGGAATAATTTTTGACATTATATCAGCTTAGTTATTTTTCCCCCTCTCCTTTTAGCTTTATGCACCGACAACTTTGGCACCAGCCCGTGACTTCTGGTTACTGCGCTACACTTCTGTTTTGGAGGATGGCAGTCTTGTGGTAAGTACatactatttttaaataatgtcTTTCGCGTTATGTGGAACTTGTTTAAATATTCCACGAAAATATGATTTCATTGTTCTGATTACAAGGTTTGTGAGAGATCACTTAGTAACACTCAGAATGGTCCAAGTGTGCCACCTACACAGAATTTTGTGAGAGCAGAAATGCTACCTAGTGGGTATCTGATTAGACCTTGTGAAGGAGGTGGATCAATTATTCATATAGTTGACCATATGGACTTAGAGGTATAATAGTCACATTTTTTGTCCAATTTGAATCACATTATCCACTTGCTTGACGAGCTAATTGATTTGGCCTGCTTATTACCTTAATCTAGCCTTGGAGTGTGCCCGAAGTGTTGCGCCCACTTTATGAGTCATCAACATTGCTAGCTCAGAAAACAACAATGGCGGTAAGCCTATTCTTTATGTAAGATATTTTCAACTATATTTTATATTGctatttttaataagaaaaaaaaaacacatgttTTGTTATTTCTACACTGCATGATTTCTATCCTCTAAAAGGATGAATGGTGAAGTTTCCTAGAAAATCAGATTTATTCCATGGAATTAGTAAACAAGATTTAGGGGGATGGAACAGACTAAAAATGTCCTAACTAAAATTCTTAAGCACTAACATAATCTTGGTGTTTGATGCAGGCTTTACGACATTTGAGGCAAATTTCTCAAGAAGTTTCTCAGCCAAATGTCTCTGGTTGGGGTAGAAGACCTGCTGCTTTACGTGCACTTAGTCAGAGACTGAGCAAGTATTTCTTTAATTCCTTAGGATTAAGATATGAACattattgcttttttttttttggtggtgATCTAATGGATTCTTCTCTGCAGGGGCTTTAATGAAGCTGTTAATGGGTTCACTGATGAGGGGTGGTCTATGCTGGAAAGTGATGGCATTGATGATGTTACAGTTCTTGTGAATTCATCTCCTGGCAAAATATTGGGTCTAAATATTTCTTATGCCAGTGGATTTCCATCTATGAGCAATGGGGTGCTTTGTGCAAAAGCGTCCATGTTGTTACAGGTGAGAACTTTAGATGTATTGCACACATGGCCAATGCCAGCAAGAAAGCTACGCTTTCCTGTTACTTTAAAATTATTGGTGTTCTATCATGTAGAATGCTGAAATTATGAAGTAGTGAATTTTGAGCCAAACAAGTCACTACTTTTTCAGAAATCCTTTCTTTCCATCAACCGCTTTTAACTTCCTTCATGGTCAATATTAGGCTCTAGTGGGATGAACAGAGTGCAAGGTGAGGAAtggagtaaaatatttttattgccaATCAATTCTCTGTTATTTTTTAGGCTAATATTTGAGCAAGCAAGTCTTGGTTAAGGCTATAAGGAAGGCAGAAAAAGCCAATCCTTTAAGTAAGGACATAACTTTAGTCAAGCAGTTGCAGAAAAGAGGATTCAGACCCTGATTTTTAGTTTGTATTAATAGACGCCAGAAATCTTGTGCTCCTTATCGGTTTGAAACTttgaatttttcaattttaggtTCATGCTGTAATGGCATAGAAGTGTCAACTTTAAGTACTTGGCAACTGTTTTGTTTGACTGATTCAAGTTTATAACATTTTTCTGAATTCAATTGGTCTATTGTATCACTGTGCTTCTAGTTTTCTTTATATTCAACATTGTATTTTACTGAATaccttaatttttcatatatgtACATTCTGTTTTCTTGTAGAATGTGCCTCCAGCAATACTTCTTAGGTTCCTGCGTGAGCATCGGTCAGAATGGGCAGACAGTGGTATTGATGCTTATGCAGCTGCTGCTGTTAAAGCTGGTCCCTGTACCTTGCCAGTTCCTCGAGTTGGAAATTTTGGTGGTCAAGTTATTCTTCCCTTGGCTCACACCATTGAGCACGAAGAGGTGAGTGATATAGTTCTTGATCATTGTCACTCGATAATTGACTGCCTTTGGCAAAAATTTTATCATAGGATATCCTGGCATCTTTCATAATTTAATGCCGTGATATAACTGATAATATCTATTGGTTTATTACAGTTTATGGAGGTAATTAAACTTGAAAATATGGGATACCGGGAGGACATGATTATGCCTGGTGACATCTTCCTTTTGCAAGTATGTGCTGCATTTTATGTCATTAGTTTCTAAACACAACAGAATATGAAGACATTGGATTTTGAAGTTCCTTATTTCCTTATAATAACAATCAATTTTCAATAAGATCTACCTTTCACAAAATATTTGTTGGtttcttgttttttttaagCTGATCAGACACTTGATGTATATTCCTTGTTAATTTCCAACGTTGGGGTTGCTTTGTTTCTCTAGTTTTGTACTGGAGTAGACGAGAATGCTGTTGGCACCTGCGCTGAACTTATCTTTGCTCCCATTGATGCCTCTTTTTCTGATGATGCACCTATTATTCCTTCAGGGTTCCGCATCATTCCTCTTGACTCCCGAATGGTAAGAAATGTAAGAAAAAGTTTTTTGTTGTTTTCTGTAAAATATTCTTCTGATATCAGTCTAATCTTTGCACATTTGATTTGATGTAGGATGCTAGTAGTCCAAACCGGACACTTGACCTTGCCTCTGCTCTTGATGTTGGACCAACTGGAAATAAAGCATCTGGTGATGTCTCAGGCCACTGTGGGAGCACCAAATCAGTGATGACAATAGCTTTCCAATTTGCATTTGAACTCCACCTTCAAGAGAATGTAGCATCCATGGCTCGGCAGTACGTCCGTAGTGTTGTTGCCTCTGTTCAAAGGGTGGCATTGGCTCTTTCCCCTTCTCGTTTTGGTCCCCAAGCTGGTTTCCGTCCACCACCTGGTACTCCCGAAGCGCTTACACTTGCACGTTGGATATGTCAAAGCTATAGGTATAAATCCCTCAAATTGCTGACCTGTGAACAAAAATAGATATATCAGTTATATATATTAGCCAATCTCTAGTTCTAGAAAGGGAATTTGTCAGAATACCTTCctacatttttttttgttttctattaATTTGCTTTCAAAGCATGTAACGATTTGATTTTGCCTCGCAGGTGCTATCTAGGTATGGAGCTTCTCAAAAGTGAAGGAAGTGAATCCATTCTGAAATCGCTTTGGCATCACTCTGATGCAATTATGTGCTGCTCTTTGAAGGTATTTCGTTTGACTTGTCGATACATTTCATTTGATGCATATGACCAACGTTTTAATGTTCTCCGGTTATTATTTAACACCTCTATGTTGTTCAAGTGCAATCTTCACCACTTCAATTTAAGCAGTCTTTGCACAAACCCTTTAATATAGACCGAATAATAAGAGATTGTATCGTCCCTCACGCTCCGCTAGATTCCcattttttctccaatttgaTTCGGTCGTAATTCACCCTAcgaaaaaatatattcaaaattcaagccACATAATCAACCCCCTCCTTATCATTTATTTATCttgttcctctctctctctctctctctcactttCTTTCCCCCTTTTTTCTTTAATTCATTTCATTCAGTAACTTGTGACATGTTATGTGCAGGCTCTGCCAGTTTTTACCTTTGCAAATCAGGGAGGACTAGATATGCTTGAGACAACTTTGGTTGCTCTTCAAGACATCACTTTGGAAAAGATATTTGATGACAACGGACGCAAGACTTTGTGTTCAGAGTTTCCTCAAATAATGCAACAGGTATAGGACTTTGAAATCCACTAAACTAAGctaatatataataaacatataaataaaatacatgATCCTCCAACATGACAAAAGTTTCTACTAGCCTAACAGGTACAAGCAAGTAGATCTTTTCAAATTTAATCCTGCAATTGTGAAAAACTTCAACAACACTTTTTTTGACGTCATTTTTTACGCGATCTAAATATACATATGATGTAAAAAATTAATGCGAGGGTACTGTTAGGTTTATCACATCACTATGTGTTTGCTGATAATTCTTACTAGCAGCATGTTTTAAGCTTTTAACAGCGTCCAATGCAGTTACCTTTCTTAACAGATTTGATTAAGTTGCTGTGAATTTTATTGGCAGGGCTTTATGTGCCTCCAGGGTGGTATCTGCCTGTCAAGTATGGGAAGGCCAGTATCCTATGAAAGAGCAGTAGCCTGGAAAGTGTTGAACGAAGAGGAAACTGCTCACTGCATTTGCTTCATGTTCATTAACTGGACTTTTGTCTGAAACTGGAATAAAAATGAAACCCAGAAAGAATATTAGAttataaacttttctttttttttcttctggtGTGAAGCTTTGATCCTGTTACGAGCATTCTCCGACAGTAACATCACATTGGGcctctatttttttcttttaacccTTCTATTTATATTTTGCTTTATTATCCTTAATTTAAGAATCACTATGCTTCTCCCCTCAACATGGCATTATCTTCATTAAGTCCTAATCTTTATGTGCCCTCACCTAAATACCTTCGGATCGtctttgtggttttaatcttcGTCCAGAATTGAGAGGAT
The genomic region above belongs to Manihot esculenta cultivar AM560-2 chromosome 3, M.esculenta_v8, whole genome shotgun sequence and contains:
- the LOC110612061 gene encoding homeobox-leucine zipper protein ATHB-8 isoform X1 — translated: MMMMEKCYDAEVMMAVTSTCKDGGSKIAMDNGKYVRYTPEQVEALERLYYECPKPSSMRRQQLIRECPILSNIEPKQIKVWFQNRRCREKQRKEASRLQAVNRKLTAMNKLLMEENDRLQKQVSQLVYENSYFRQQTQNATDLATTDTSCESVVISGQLHLTPQNQPRDASPAGLLSIAEETLAEFLSKATGTAVEWVQMPGMKPGPDSFGIVAISHGCPGVAARACGLVGLEPTRVAEILKDRPSWFRDCRAVDVLNALSTGNGGTIELLYMQLYAPTTLAPARDFWLLRYTSVLEDGSLVVCERSLSNTQNGPSVPPTQNFVRAEMLPSGYLIRPCEGGGSIIHIVDHMDLEPWSVPEVLRPLYESSTLLAQKTTMAALRHLRQISQEVSQPNVSGWGRRPAALRALSQRLSKGFNEAVNGFTDEGWSMLESDGIDDVTVLVNSSPGKILGLNISYASGFPSMSNGVLCAKASMLLQNVPPAILLRFLREHRSEWADSGIDAYAAAAVKAGPCTLPVPRVGNFGGQVILPLAHTIEHEEFMEVIKLENMGYREDMIMPGDIFLLQFCTGVDENAVGTCAELIFAPIDASFSDDAPIIPSGFRIIPLDSRMDASSPNRTLDLASALDVGPTGNKASGDVSGHCGSTKSVMTIAFQFAFELHLQENVASMARQYVRSVVASVQRVALALSPSRFGPQAGFRPPPGTPEALTLARWICQSYRCYLGMELLKSEGSESILKSLWHHSDAIMCCSLKALPVFTFANQGGLDMLETTLVALQDITLEKIFDDNGRKTLCSEFPQIMQQGFMCLQGGICLSSMGRPVSYERAVAWKVLNEEETAHCICFMFINWTFV
- the LOC110612061 gene encoding homeobox-leucine zipper protein ATHB-8 isoform X2, translated to MMAVTSTCKDGGSKIAMDNGKYVRYTPEQVEALERLYYECPKPSSMRRQQLIRECPILSNIEPKQIKVWFQNRRCREKQRKEASRLQAVNRKLTAMNKLLMEENDRLQKQVSQLVYENSYFRQQTQNATDLATTDTSCESVVISGQLHLTPQNQPRDASPAGLLSIAEETLAEFLSKATGTAVEWVQMPGMKPGPDSFGIVAISHGCPGVAARACGLVGLEPTRVAEILKDRPSWFRDCRAVDVLNALSTGNGGTIELLYMQLYAPTTLAPARDFWLLRYTSVLEDGSLVVCERSLSNTQNGPSVPPTQNFVRAEMLPSGYLIRPCEGGGSIIHIVDHMDLEPWSVPEVLRPLYESSTLLAQKTTMAALRHLRQISQEVSQPNVSGWGRRPAALRALSQRLSKGFNEAVNGFTDEGWSMLESDGIDDVTVLVNSSPGKILGLNISYASGFPSMSNGVLCAKASMLLQNVPPAILLRFLREHRSEWADSGIDAYAAAAVKAGPCTLPVPRVGNFGGQVILPLAHTIEHEEFMEVIKLENMGYREDMIMPGDIFLLQFCTGVDENAVGTCAELIFAPIDASFSDDAPIIPSGFRIIPLDSRMDASSPNRTLDLASALDVGPTGNKASGDVSGHCGSTKSVMTIAFQFAFELHLQENVASMARQYVRSVVASVQRVALALSPSRFGPQAGFRPPPGTPEALTLARWICQSYRCYLGMELLKSEGSESILKSLWHHSDAIMCCSLKALPVFTFANQGGLDMLETTLVALQDITLEKIFDDNGRKTLCSEFPQIMQQGFMCLQGGICLSSMGRPVSYERAVAWKVLNEEETAHCICFMFINWTFV